The Triticum aestivum cultivar Chinese Spring chromosome 4B, IWGSC CS RefSeq v2.1, whole genome shotgun sequence sequence GAACGAAACAGAGAATTGCAGAGCAAACTAATAATTCATTTATTATGCATAAAGAATTATACTGTCATGTGTCATCCCATGTAAGCACTGTCCTGTGTCATCTCCCTTGAAAGAAAATAATGAGAAGGGAAGAAGCGATGGAGCTGTGGCATTTAGCTCGATTTTACAAGTGCCGAGCGGCGACCGTGGTACCACTCTCCTCCTACAGCAGAGCGCCATGGTGTCCGTCCATGCCGGCCGGCATGGACGCGGGGCTAAGCAGCGGTGCGGAGAACCACGACGAGTAGTCGAACTGCTCCACGGGGGCGGCCTCCCTGCCCCCGTGCGCCGCGGCCGCGTGAACCTCTGCACGAGCCGGCGCGCCCGTCGTGGCCGTGCCGGCACCGGTGAGCCTCTGCACGAGCTCCCGGAAGTCCCGGGGCTCCACCCGGTACAccctgggcggcggcggggcgccggcgcCGCGCCACGGCTTGGCCGGCGCCCTCTGCACCGCCCTCAGCGCCGCCTCGTGCCTCCCCTCGCCGTGCTCCATCGGTCGATCCTCTTCCTGGTCGTCGGTGCGGGCGGGCGAGCGAGCTTGATCGGCGGGCGCTGTCAGACGGCGAGACACGGCGGGCGCGCGCGCTGCATATGTAGGCGGGCGGGCGCGCGCTCTGGTGCGGTCAGAGTTGAATGGGACTTGGCGGCCGGGTGGGCCGGGTGGCTGGGTGCAGCGCACGGACGGGAATGGTAGGAACACGTGGAAAAGGGCGGTCAATGGGTGGTGGAACGGGGCTGGCCGGTCGTGCCGTGCGCGCCCAGCCGAGCCGCGATGACACGTATGCCATCACGTATGCAGACTTGGGATCAGCGAATTGGTTGTTGGATTCTTTGAATATAGTTCGTGTGGATGTGACCGTGTGACGTGATTTGAgggctttttctttttcttcggGTCCTTTTATATGGGTTGTTGAAATTTACGTCACGCTGCTAGAACTAAATTGTTATTGGTGGTGGCACTTCTATAAGACCCCTCCCAATCGCAAGTTGCCTCGAGCAAATGGTTAGCATATGAACGAGGGAAAACTCCTTGAGGTCTTGTTCGTTCAATCCCTCCCCCAAGGGAATTGAAGAGGTTTGAAGGGGTTTGGAGAGGAATTTGACTTACGGGGAATTAATCCCTCGCAATCCCTTTCGAGCAAATGATTAGCATATGAACCAGGCTTAGAAACTAAACTCCTTAAGGCCTTGTTCGTTTAATCCCTCCCCCAACGAATTGGAGATGTTTGAAGGGGATTGGAGAGGAATTTGACTTATGGGGGAATTAATCCCTCACGATTCACTTCGAGCAAATGATTAGCATATGAACAAGGCTTAGGAACTAAACTCCTTGAATGCATGTGTGTTTAGTTTGTCATGGTTAATTTTTAATTTTTCGAATATTGGTTATTTTTTAATCAATTGTACAATCTTATCAATTATGCGCACATTCAGGGAGAAAGGAATGTCTGCGtcttcattgtgttcctaaaaacgCACACAAAATAGTATGTGATTGACATATATACACATGACCTTGTATCTTTGTTGGATGCTTGTTGGATTCTTTAACTATATTCGTCTACATATGACCGTATTATGTGTTTTGGTACTTTTTCCTCAAGTCCTTTTATATAAGCTGTTGAATTTATGTCACGCAGCGTAGTCGTCAAGAGATAACTCGATGCGACAAGTATAATTGTTATTGGTAGTGAGTTAGAGACAAGGGGTAAGTAATAAGAGCTAGACCCCGCATAACGCCGACCCGCAAAACACGTTTGTAGTTCGCGGAAAAACTGCTTTGCGGGCCGGCCCGGACGACCGCAGAGGAAGACCCTGCAAAACAGACCTGTATAAAAGGATATTCGTGGAATATGCTCTTTTATaggtcggctttgcggggtctggTCTAGCGCCGCTCCCGCCGGCCCGCAAATCCGAAATTTGCACCTCAATTTGACACAAGATAatacattttttttgctttttcaacaacattggatacataggacatcaccaaatctttgctagaatagcaagaccaaaaaaaaacaagaacaacaattatgcattttagaagatttccaacttgcataactgctcccactagttggaccaATATTTTCTCCACGCATTCtttgttgatctgcggattcttgattttgcattcttcattcttctttggttctaaagaagtagacattgcttcccctctagttgcacatgcagccgctTCATTACCTTCGATTCTACTAAGGAGTGCACGAATGTcattaagtttctttctatcagtaaatcaatgtattcgccttcccaaaaccaaaatgaccATCCGTCTTCCTACACACATGATGATGTTCGAAATGAGCCATCGCAATTGAACCAAAGAATGCGGTGCCAAAGCCGAATGAAAACAACACGTACCCTGtcattttcgcatttgaagaacacccatccggggtgcttcggtGTGCCCGAAGTTAGCCGCAACACTGTCCGCGTGCAGTCGTCGCACTAtatgagcggcatcggcgagcCGCAGAGCCAGTGCGCAAGCACCAAGCCCGGTGGACGACCGACCGAATCCATGCCGGCAAACCGTCGACAGCGGCGACAGGACGAACCCGTACCTGCTTGTGGCGATGGGACTTTGCCGAGGCTGCGCGAGGTGCTCCCCGACCATTCCATCGCTTGGCGCAGCCACCGACGGCCGGAAAAGCCAAATCCGCCCCCTCCCGCGACGAAGGGCCGCAGATCTGCAACTCTCTGGCCCGCCGACGCAGGAGGAGGGCGGAGGGAAACCTCGTGCGTGTGGCAGCCTTTCAGCATGATCCCGCCGGCTACTTTCGTCGGAATCATGAGCGGTGGCCCGGCGccggggcgagggggagaggggaggtggtAGGTGGGGAAAAGTGTGTGCTGAAATGTCCTCCCCACCAACCGCTCCTGATATATGCAGGGCACCGacgggcccggggggggggggggactacgGGGTCTGATAGAGATGCTCTAATAACTAACTATTATAAGACCCATACCAACGTGATAATGAGAAGGCTTAGAAACTAAACTCATTAATGCATATGTGTTTATTTTGTTATAAGTTGAATCTTTTATATTTAATCACTTGTGGGATCTTACGCAATTATGCGCATGGTCAAGTGGAAAAGAAAGTTGACAAGGACGAGAAGATCTACACATGATTGAAATATATATAGGGCCTTGTAGATGCCATCGTCCTTCTGCTGACACCAAAATCATCTATCATAGTCCTCCTTGATAACATGTCAAATCAACTCTTTGCTTATTTTGGTATGGCTTAGCACTTGCATTGAGCAGAGCATTGGTTTGTTACAAAACACTCAAAATGTTCCATCTAGCCTATAAGTTTGTTTCAGTGGACGTGATTAGTTCATAGCCAAGAAAGAAACTATGTTTTGACTAATCTTTTGCCGTTCTTAGTTACATATCACGAGCTCTATCTTTTTGTTCTTTTCTCCCATTAGCAATTATGATAtattgttagggcatatttctctcTTAATGGTtttagtgattgatgacaatgcttttgcggactaatcgtgtgcattgagcatttgaGATACTCCTTCATATGACACGAGACGATTTCTACCCCTCGATGTTTATAAGAGAAGACAGTGTTTTCCTTCATTCCATTTTCGATGGACTTGAGTCATAGGATGtactgtactatcaagagggggtctgtATCGGagaggtttgggtggaatcaacacatacacatctcCTTTGCACCCCCAGCTCTTTCCCACTTCTCTGGAGTATCCTCTGTTGTGTTGGTAGTGGCTATGGATGGAGACAACAGTAGTACCGCGGctggcagcggtagtaccacccgttGCTGGtaggcggtagtaccactcgtaCTACTGCCTCGATTCAGGACTCGAGGTTCTCATGTCGGGTTCATAGGTAGTCTAGCAGTGATCCTGTGGCATACTAGAGTTGGCCCCAACTAGACCCAATCGAGCAGCAACAGTAGGAGCGATAGTACCGCTGCTAGTACCACTCATGGTTttcttccctctctccctcccctatGCTCTCGTAAGTCATTGTGCATTGTCCCAGCGGTAGTATTGCTGGGGCAAGCGGCAGTGCCGCTGCAGCAAGCAGTAGTACCACTCCTATaaaggcatatttatccccaaggtgttttggtgattgatgacaatgcttttgcggactaatcgtgtgcgttgagttttttcagagattcatcctttggcacgagacgattacctcccccggtgttttattcaagacggtgtagctccctcgtttctctgttggtggagtagtttcgtaggagtcaccgtactatcaagaggggatccgctttggtaaggctagggtggaatcaacacgtacacatccttatcacacccgatgttcctttccgcttcattggagctatcTTTCCTCTCCTTGCCTGCCTTGTCCTGTCCCAGCAGTAGTACCACCGAAGCAcgtcaagtggtagtaccgcttcccGAGGGGTAGTACCGCTTGCGGTCTTCAGCCGCAGTAAtgcagtggttccgggctactacctCCTCGACTCGAGACctctgtttttcgtgtcgggttttacggtactagtagtggcagtagtggcggtagtaccgcccgtacttccgtggtagtaccgctctgggtccaggaccctgcatccctcgtgagcgcggtagtaccgctgggagggaacggtagtaccgcttgttcggcggtagtaccgccctgcccaaacggtagtaccgctctgtgcgtggctgcttgggggggggggggtaacggttggattgtttcccccactatataaaggtgtcttcttccccaaagttgacctacctcttccccaaaagctccattgttgctccaagctccattttcgcccgatctctctccctagccaatcaaacctgttgattttctcgggattggttgagaaggccccgatctacacttccaccaagagaaatttgattcccccactaatccctagcggatcttgttaatcttgggtgtttgagcaccctagacggttgaggtcacctcggagccatagtccattgtggtgaagcttcatggtgtcgttgggagcctccaattaa is a genomic window containing:
- the LOC123090647 gene encoding VQ motif-containing protein 29: MEHGEGRHEAALRAVQRAPAKPWRGAGAPPPPRVYRVEPRDFRELVQRLTGAGTATTGAPARAEVHAAAAHGGREAAPVEQFDYSSWFSAPLLSPASMPAGMDGHHGALL